The Quercus lobata isolate SW786 chromosome 9, ValleyOak3.0 Primary Assembly, whole genome shotgun sequence region ACTCACTCCGCCGCAGAAGCATCAGCTAGAGCAagaacagaagaagaagaagatggaggcaGCGAGAACTGTAAAAGACGTTTCCCCTCACGAGTTCGCCAAGTCCTACGCCGCTCACCTCAAACGCTCTGGCcgggtctctctctctctctctctctctctctctctctctatacgTAAACTCTTTTTTTACATGTACATCTCTATATTTCTTGTTCTGTGAACCTACAAATTTACACTTCTAAACAAAGCGTGTTATTTCAACGAAACCCAAGTACCCTTTTTTGTACTCGACTCAAAGATAGCTTTTTTGGAATCTTGATTTACTTGTGAAGCAATCTCAAAATTTGACAAactttattgatttttgattagTTCTGTATAATATGGAAATGCAATTCTGCTTTGTATTATTGGTTTGTTTGTCTCATGTCATGTCTTTAGATACTCTGTTCGTGTACTGGGAAATTTTGATGTCAAGTTTCTTAGAAACGATTAGGGATTctacaagttaaaaaaaaaaaagaggaaaaaaaaaaaggtttgcgAATTTGTTATTATGTGCTTTGTGAATGgagttttgtgtgtgtttatatgcCATCAGGGTCTTGCTTGTTCCCATATTTGTGTCAGGTGTTTAATTTGCTTtattgtggctttttttttgtCAAGAGCATGTGGGCTTTCATGGGAATTAAGGGTTTTTTTAGTCAAGATATGAGCAACAGTTTTGAGCCCTGCTGCTATGCTTGTTTCTTTTGCTTTGTAAAATTGACAAGTTGCAATCATTTATGGCGGTTTTTAAAATGTCCTGCCAAAATTTGTCTTATGCAATCTCATCTCATATATGTTGTATAATCccaaaatttgtttattatacCCAAACTTTAGGTGATGTAagttaattttttgaattttttttataagttataTAACTACTATGGCAATGTCTATTCTTTTCCTATTCTTCAGTTAATGGGTTATCCATTATAATTACTTCTGAAGCTTTCTACTCTGAGATTTGCCTTTTCCTTTGTGAGACAAAATATGAATCTGCTCTGTGCTGATCAAAGTTGTCAATACTGCactggaaaaaaatattttggtactagTTAATACAGGTGTGCTGTTTTGGGTTATTTCTATATATGTAGCCCAGTACAGGCCAGTAATTTACTTAGTACGTTTCAGAGGGTATTCGCACTGGTTTAGTGGCAGCTTTGGTATGGTATTAACAACTTTGGTGTTGATTGTTCTGTGATTTCATGAATGGTGACAATGCTATCTCCATAATCCTTGCTATTGACATGAGATGTTTGATTGATATGGATGTACGGGCTCTTTTGTGGTTACTTTTCTTATGCTGAAGTTTCTTGCTTGACTTATCAATCATGACTATGCACCAGATTTTAATTGTACATtattgggtggtggtggtggtgttctCATGTTTCCTTTCTccatctcctttttttttaataggtcgAGCTCCCTGAATGGACTGATCTTGTCAAGACTGCAACATTTAAGGAGCTTGCTCCATATGACCCGGATTGGTACTACATTAGAGCCGGTGTGTctccttcctttcttttctccctaaaacccccccccccccccaaaaaaaaaacaaaaacaaaaacaaaataaaggctcATGTACACACATGGACAAATACATATATAGTAGAATTTTGCATCTTGGTTTCtatttttaacttaatttgAACTGTAGCTTCCATGGCAAGGAAGATCTACTTGAGGGGGGGTCTTGGTGTTGGTGCCTTCAGAAGGATCTATGGAGGAAGCAAGAGGAATGGCAGTCGCCCACCCCATTTCTGTAAAAGCAGTGGATCTATTGCTCGTCACATACTTCAGCAATTGGAGATGATGAAGATCGTTGAGATCGACTCAAAGAGGTGAGTATCTTTGGCATCATTTCGGGTTCAAGATTaaagaatggaaaaaatgaTTAGATGGCATTGTTTcgaatttaatatataatttttcaacaCTCCCTTTGCCCTGCTCTTTTTCCTACATTACCTCAATCATTCATTGGAAAAAAGTAAGGCTTCTGACATGGTTCTTTTCTTAGTATCAAAATTAACGCTCCATTTACCTAGATAAAATATATCcaaggaagttttttttatttccttgcTGATAAATGTAATATtgtgccaagagccttgtagctcaactgacACTTCTTGTTGTTTCAAAGATGTCACGGGTTCAAATTCACCCTCCCCCAATTgctgatattaaaaaaaaaaaaaaaatgtaaaattttgtgcAGAAGGGGATTCCTTATTGGATATGTCTTAAAAAGACATGGCAACTTTTCCTTCAATTTCTTGCTCAATGAAAGTTAAGCATTAAGAAAACAGCTTTTAATTACCCCTGGCAATTAAGGAAGTTATTTCTTGGGTTTATAGTCACACAAGAAAGAATTCTTTCTAAATTGAATCTCAGTTTGTTTCTGCTGTTCTCACTGTTCTTAGTTTGTGGATCagtttttagaactttttttgttctaaaatgGATTCTGAATGAATTTTATTAACATGACTCAATCACATATTGGTTCTTTGATATGTTAGTATGTTACTTTGTCAATTTTGGAGACATCATGTGATGACTGTTTTTCATCAACATATAGCATCACATATACTTGATACTTAGAACTGTTCTATTCTTGTTTGCCAGTGGGAGGAAAATCACATCCAGTGGCCGGCGAGATCTGGATCAAGTTGCTGGACGGATTGCACTTGCCCATTGAGAGG contains the following coding sequences:
- the LOC115960499 gene encoding 40S ribosomal protein S19-3-like, translating into MEAARTVKDVSPHEFAKSYAAHLKRSGRVELPEWTDLVKTATFKELAPYDPDWYYIRAASMARKIYLRGGLGVGAFRRIYGGSKRNGSRPPHFCKSSGSIARHILQQLEMMKIVEIDSKSGRKITSSGRRDLDQVAGRIALAH